The Streptococcus oralis Uo5 genome includes a window with the following:
- a CDS encoding lactococcin 972 family bacteriocin, which yields MKKLVKIGVATVMACGLLATTNVLAVWVGGGQWNYGVGWTGTFGYSDYLHSTRSHTATVRHGGRISRDRETPGVWAQASLTKIPPTGLEYFYGF from the coding sequence ATGAAAAAATTAGTAAAAATTGGTGTAGCAACCGTAATGGCATGTGGTTTGCTTGCTACTACAAATGTTTTGGCAGTATGGGTAGGTGGTGGTCAATGGAACTATGGAGTAGGTTGGACAGGAACTTTTGGATATTCTGATTATTTACATTCTACTCGATCTCATACAGCAACAGTCCGACATGGTGGTAGAATCTCTAGGGATCGTGAAACTCCCGGGGTTTGGGCTCAAGCTTCCCTTACTAAAATTCCGCCAACAGGATTAGAATATTTCTATGGATTTTAA
- the sdaAB gene encoding L-serine ammonia-lyase, iron-sulfur-dependent subunit beta: protein MHSLRFQSVFDIIGPVMIGPSSSHTAGAVRIGKIVSSIFDDTPTEVEFQLFNSFAKTYRGHGTDLALVAGILGMDTDDPDIPNSLEIAHKRGIKIVWTIQKDSNAPHPNTTKITVKNEHKSISVTGISIGGGNIQVTELNGFAVSLNMNTPTIIIVHQDVPGMIAHVTEALSRFDINIAQMNVTREKAGEKAIMIIEVDSRSCEEAIKEIRKIPHLHNVNFFK from the coding sequence ATGCACTCACTTCGTTTTCAATCTGTCTTTGACATTATCGGACCAGTTATGATTGGCCCATCAAGTAGCCACACAGCTGGAGCTGTTCGCATCGGGAAAATCGTCTCTTCCATCTTTGACGATACGCCGACAGAAGTCGAATTCCAATTATTTAATTCATTTGCCAAAACCTACCGTGGTCATGGAACCGACCTTGCTCTCGTCGCTGGTATATTAGGTATGGATACGGACGATCCCGACATTCCAAATAGCCTAGAGATTGCCCATAAACGTGGTATCAAGATTGTCTGGACCATTCAGAAAGACAGCAACGCTCCTCACCCTAACACCACTAAAATTACTGTGAAGAATGAACACAAGTCCATCAGTGTGACAGGAATTTCCATTGGTGGGGGAAATATCCAAGTTACGGAGCTTAACGGCTTTGCTGTCTCTCTCAACATGAATACCCCGACTATCATCATCGTGCATCAGGATGTTCCGGGTATGATTGCCCATGTCACAGAAGCCCTCTCTCGTTTCGATATCAATATCGCTCAGATGAATGTGACTCGAGAAAAAGCTGGAGAAAAAGCCATTATGATTATCGAAGTCGATAGTCGAAGTTGCGAAGAGGCGATTAAAGAAATTCGAAAAATCCCTCATCTCCACAATGTCAATTTCTTTAAGTAG
- the sdaAA gene encoding L-serine ammonia-lyase, iron-sulfur-dependent, subunit alpha, giving the protein MFYSIKELVEQADLDFQGNVAELMIATEYQLTGRERPEVLLLMERNLEVMKASVELGLSENKSRSGLTGGDAAKLDRHLKSGKALSDFTILSAARNAIAVNEHNAKMGLVCATPTAGSAGCLPAVLTAAIQKLDLSHEEQLDFLFAAGAFGLVIANNASISGAEGGCQAEVGSASAMSAAALTLAAGGSPYQASQAIAFVIKNMLGLICDPVAGLVEVPCVKRNAMGASFAFIAADMALAGIESKIPVDEVIDAMYQVGSSLPTAFRETAEGGLATTPTGRRLQKEIFGE; this is encoded by the coding sequence ATGTTTTATTCTATCAAAGAATTGGTTGAGCAAGCAGATCTAGACTTCCAAGGAAATGTCGCCGAACTCATGATTGCGACAGAATATCAACTAACTGGTCGGGAACGGCCAGAAGTTCTCCTCCTGATGGAACGCAATCTAGAAGTCATGAAAGCCTCTGTCGAGCTCGGCCTCAGTGAAAACAAATCTCGTAGTGGCTTAACAGGTGGAGACGCGGCCAAACTAGACCGCCATCTCAAAAGTGGCAAGGCCTTGTCGGACTTTACCATCCTATCAGCAGCCCGTAATGCCATCGCGGTCAATGAACACAATGCGAAGATGGGCTTGGTCTGCGCCACCCCAACCGCAGGAAGTGCTGGCTGTCTGCCAGCCGTTCTCACTGCTGCTATCCAAAAACTTGACCTTAGCCACGAAGAACAGCTGGATTTCCTATTTGCTGCTGGTGCCTTTGGATTGGTTATCGCAAACAACGCCTCTATCTCAGGTGCTGAAGGTGGCTGCCAGGCCGAGGTTGGCTCTGCCTCTGCCATGAGTGCCGCAGCCTTGACCTTAGCTGCAGGTGGAAGCCCCTATCAGGCTAGTCAAGCCATTGCCTTTGTCATTAAAAATATGCTGGGTCTCATCTGCGACCCCGTTGCTGGTTTGGTTGAAGTTCCCTGTGTCAAACGAAATGCCATGGGAGCCAGCTTTGCCTTTATCGCAGCAGACATGGCTTTGGCAGGTATCGAGTCTAAGATCCCTGTTGACGAAGTCATCGATGCCATGTACCAAGTCGGATCAAGTCTTCCAACTGCCTTTCGTGAAACGGCCGAGGGTGGACTTGCCACTACACCTACTGGTCGCCGCCTACAAAAAGAAATCTTCGGAGAATAA
- a CDS encoding helix-turn-helix domain-containing protein: MRYDFGNVYKEIRESKGLTQEEVCGDVLSRTSLSKIESGKTTPKYENMEFLLRQVNMTFEEFDYICHLYHPSERSTIMQTFLKMASISGTSDLSKLLKKCQHYLKTHHDFPIQQLQDMLEIVIYIRENGIEKLSSKVDNIVNRLWDKIEKQDTWYESDLKVLNTILFAFPMEYIHQITEKILERLEVYKHYSPVFRLRMMLLLNLSTLYLYNGDKLLCKQLCYTLLEDAKASKQYDTLAFSYIRIGICANDTQLIQNGLSLAKLVEDEHLLTELEREVNIFVNKKESH; the protein is encoded by the coding sequence ATGCGCTACGATTTTGGAAATGTTTATAAAGAAATCCGTGAGTCAAAGGGGTTAACCCAAGAGGAGGTCTGTGGGGATGTTCTCTCAAGAACCAGCCTATCAAAAATCGAAAGCGGGAAAACAACTCCTAAATATGAAAATATGGAGTTTCTTCTTCGGCAAGTCAATATGACCTTTGAAGAGTTTGACTATATTTGCCATCTCTACCACCCAAGTGAACGATCAACTATCATGCAGACTTTTCTAAAAATGGCTTCTATTAGTGGTACGAGCGACTTAAGTAAATTACTCAAAAAATGCCAACATTATCTAAAAACACACCATGATTTCCCCATCCAGCAGTTACAAGATATGCTCGAAATCGTTATCTACATTCGTGAAAATGGAATAGAAAAATTGTCAAGTAAGGTTGACAACATTGTAAACAGACTATGGGATAAGATTGAGAAACAAGATACTTGGTATGAGAGCGACCTCAAAGTTCTTAATACCATTCTCTTTGCTTTTCCTATGGAGTATATTCATCAGATTACCGAAAAAATTCTCGAACGACTAGAGGTTTATAAACACTACAGTCCTGTCTTTCGGCTTCGTATGATGTTGCTTCTGAATCTCTCAACTCTTTATCTTTACAATGGTGATAAGTTGCTTTGCAAACAGCTTTGCTACACTCTCTTAGAGGATGCAAAAGCAAGCAAACAGTATGATACACTTGCGTTTTCCTATATTCGTATCGGCATTTGTGCTAATGATACTCAGTTGATACAGAATGGACTCTCCTTAGCTAAACTAGTAGAAGATGAACACTTACTAACAGAGCTAGAGCGAGAAGTTAACATCTTTGTAAACAAAAAAGAAAGCCATTGA
- a CDS encoding LysM peptidoglycan-binding domain-containing protein: MSLTTKKIKTTIAGVAALLAFFAPSLASAQETVTYTVKSGDTLSEIAEKYNTTVEKLAAKNNIKDIHLIYVDQVLVIEGTASTVAPAATTEESAPVATETVEEAPAATTYEAPAAPAPAASAAESNTAAASTVSGSEAEAKEWIAQKESGGSYTATNGRYIGRYQLTDSYLNGDYSAENQERVADAYVAGRYGSWTAAKNFWLNNGWY; encoded by the coding sequence ATGTCATTAACAACTAAAAAAATTAAAACAACTATCGCAGGAGTAGCAGCTTTGCTTGCTTTCTTTGCTCCATCACTTGCATCTGCCCAAGAAACTGTAACTTACACAGTTAAATCAGGTGATACTCTTTCAGAAATCGCTGAGAAGTACAACACAACTGTTGAAAAATTGGCAGCAAAAAACAACATCAAAGATATTCACCTTATCTATGTTGACCAAGTTTTGGTTATCGAAGGAACAGCTTCTACTGTAGCTCCAGCAGCAACAACGGAAGAATCAGCTCCAGTAGCTACAGAAACAGTTGAAGAAGCTCCAGCAGCAACAACTTATGAAGCCCCAGCTGCACCTGCTCCTGCAGCTTCAGCAGCAGAAAGCAACACTGCAGCAGCTTCTACTGTAAGTGGTTCTGAAGCAGAAGCCAAAGAATGGATCGCTCAAAAAGAATCAGGTGGTAGCTACACTGCTACAAACGGACGTTACATCGGACGTTACCAATTGACAGATTCATACTTGAACGGTGACTACTCAGCTGAAAACCAAGAACGTGTAGCAGATGCCTACGTTGCAGGACGTTACGGTTCATGGACAGCTGCCAAGAACTTCTGGCTTAACAACGGTTGGTATTAA
- a CDS encoding bacteriocin-associated integral membrane family protein, with translation MKKISNFCMLLLLLCTTFFVFNVNYTREVVRIQEMGKTASSLDVYLKDVNEPAESVLRFFEDVSKEYKVSIIKTDSGDEVIKSGVFDKDTFPYQEFGLSSLDFTTDGEGVYSNKEISNKLGTIPTFLKAKPIQLMTFQTYIKDTSRSLNGRYTITSTQKMDKDRIVQKWSDFFNIDQATLLEPNYKSAVEVLNRDLLLSAIIFVLAILLLVLVTVYQPMMEMKRVGVQKLLGFQDRAVLADVVKGNLYLLLGGALVINLGVCFLLDYKPNDLFPMLWLSHFLLLQLYLFISWLTYLLIQKMTISSLLKGFSSFKFGLLFNYLMKIGTTILLTVLLVGVGKSLEQENKELDYQKQWISQGNYLTLETFQLNDNLWQEQLAGSGQAVDYFYRFYLDLVEKTQAGYVQSSSLPVKNFVKSEQIQQYQLTDTVDVYYANRNFLKSKGFKLPDTGTKKVILMPASTKGEEEKNQLLGKLITYQSMKYEEQQKRRIEEVDVEIAYYEGDWSFFPYNEKRKENLYNPIISLVNDSDMMWDEKASLSTTGLNNPIKIENTAQHQKEVTALVEKLSDGNYLKFSSIQAIQQEKVDSYRDAVRNFNILFALVGLLSMMISYFLLVTTFLLKRTDIITKKFMGWKLIDRYRSLLGLLLAVYSLPFVALLFFTQALFPLLLFAGFTGLDILFVLFLGSKMEKRNVVQLLKGDHL, from the coding sequence ATGAAAAAAATCAGTAATTTCTGTATGTTACTCCTGCTTCTCTGTACTACTTTTTTTGTTTTTAATGTAAACTACACACGAGAAGTGGTTCGGATTCAGGAAATGGGAAAGACAGCGAGTTCTTTGGATGTATACTTGAAAGATGTCAATGAACCTGCAGAATCTGTTCTTCGATTTTTTGAGGATGTATCAAAGGAGTACAAAGTCTCCATCATCAAAACAGACAGTGGTGATGAGGTGATCAAGTCTGGTGTTTTTGATAAAGATACCTTCCCCTACCAAGAGTTTGGACTTTCTTCCCTTGATTTTACCACAGATGGTGAGGGAGTTTACAGTAATAAAGAAATTTCCAATAAACTTGGTACGATTCCGACCTTTCTAAAAGCCAAACCTATTCAGCTTATGACTTTTCAAACCTATATCAAGGATACATCTCGTAGTTTAAATGGTCGCTATACGATAACTTCTACACAAAAGATGGACAAGGATAGGATTGTACAGAAATGGAGCGATTTTTTCAATATAGACCAGGCTACCTTGCTAGAGCCAAACTATAAAAGTGCAGTGGAAGTCTTAAATCGAGATTTGCTCTTATCTGCTATTATTTTTGTCTTGGCTATTTTGCTTCTTGTCTTAGTAACAGTGTATCAGCCGATGATGGAGATGAAAAGAGTTGGGGTACAAAAATTACTTGGTTTTCAAGATCGGGCTGTTTTAGCTGATGTTGTGAAAGGCAACCTCTACCTCCTCCTAGGTGGGGCGCTTGTGATCAATCTAGGAGTGTGTTTCTTGCTTGATTATAAGCCGAATGATTTGTTCCCTATGCTGTGGTTGTCTCATTTTTTGCTTTTGCAGCTTTATCTCTTTATCAGTTGGTTGACTTATCTCTTAATCCAAAAAATGACAATCAGCTCTCTGCTGAAAGGTTTTTCATCTTTCAAATTTGGTTTACTCTTTAATTATTTGATGAAAATTGGAACTACCATTTTACTGACAGTCTTGCTAGTTGGGGTGGGGAAAAGTTTGGAGCAAGAAAACAAAGAGTTGGATTACCAGAAACAGTGGATCAGTCAAGGAAATTATCTGACCTTAGAAACTTTCCAACTCAATGATAACCTGTGGCAAGAGCAGTTGGCAGGCTCAGGGCAAGCAGTGGATTATTTCTATCGATTTTATCTGGATTTGGTAGAAAAAACGCAGGCGGGCTATGTGCAAAGTAGCAGTCTTCCTGTAAAAAATTTTGTCAAATCAGAACAGATTCAGCAATATCAGTTAACAGATACGGTGGATGTGTACTATGCTAATCGCAATTTTCTAAAGAGCAAGGGATTCAAGTTACCCGATACCGGCACTAAAAAAGTTATTTTGATGCCAGCAAGTACGAAAGGTGAAGAAGAGAAAAACCAGCTCTTGGGGAAGTTGATTACCTATCAATCAATGAAGTATGAAGAGCAGCAAAAACGAAGGATAGAGGAGGTGGATGTCGAGATTGCCTATTATGAAGGAGATTGGTCATTTTTCCCTTATAACGAGAAGCGAAAGGAAAATCTCTACAATCCAATTATTAGCTTGGTCAATGATTCTGATATGATGTGGGATGAAAAAGCTTCCCTGTCAACAACAGGTTTAAATAATCCCATTAAAATCGAAAATACAGCTCAACATCAAAAAGAGGTGACAGCGTTAGTTGAGAAATTATCAGATGGGAATTATTTAAAATTTTCATCTATTCAAGCCATTCAACAAGAGAAAGTAGATTCTTATCGAGATGCTGTTCGGAATTTCAACATACTCTTTGCTTTGGTTGGTCTTCTTAGTATGATGATTTCCTACTTCTTACTAGTAACAACTTTCTTATTGAAGCGAACAGATATTATTACCAAGAAGTTTATGGGCTGGAAATTGATAGATCGGTATCGTTCCTTGCTGGGTCTTCTATTAGCTGTCTATAGCCTTCCTTTTGTAGCCCTGCTATTCTTTACACAGGCACTTTTCCCGCTCCTACTTTTTGCAGGATTTACAGGCTTAGATATCCTGTTTGTGCTTTTCTTGGGTTCTAAGATGGAAAAACGAAATGTAGTGCAGTTATTGAAAGGGGATCACTTATGA